From a region of the Arachis ipaensis cultivar K30076 chromosome B09, Araip1.1, whole genome shotgun sequence genome:
- the LOC107618866 gene encoding probable protein phosphatase 2C 63, with translation MLRLCYSPFDCCFRRRVGGSDSLLWHTDLKPHFSGDFSIAVAQANNSLEDQSQVFTSPSATYIGVYDGHGGPEASRFVNKRLLPYLHKFVSEQGGLSVDVIKKAFSATEEEFLHLVKLSLPVSPQIASVGSCCLLGAISNNVLYVANLGDSRAVLGRRDTESKNSPVVALRLSTDHNVADEEVRREVEALHPDDSHIVVYTRGVWRIKGIIQVSRSIGDVYLKRPDFFRDPVFQQFATPIPLKRPVMTAEPSVIIRELETEDLFLIFASDGLWEQLSDETAVEIVFKYPRAGIAKRLVRAALQEAAKKREMRYDDIKKIDKGIRRHFHDDITVIVIYLDHHDSSSSNGRFKQSAVGCTTAPIDIFSLNADEAEKSMLGAMA, from the exons ATGCTACGATTATGCTATAGCCCTTTCGATTGTTGCTTCCGGCGACGCGTCGGCGGCTCTGATAGCCTTCTCTGGCACACTGACCTCAAGCCTCACTTCTCCGGTGACTTCTCCATCGCCGTCGCTCAGGCCAATAACAGCCTCGAAGATCAGAGCCAAGTCTTTACCTCCCCCTCCGCCACCTACATAGGCGTCTACGACGGCCACGGCGGCCCCGAGGCTTCCAGATTCGTCAACAAGCGTCTCTTACCCTATTTGCACA AATTCGTCTCTGAACAAGGGGGATTGTCAGTGGATGTCATAAAGAAGGCGTTCAGTGCGACGGAGGAGGAGTTCTTGCATTTGGTGAAGCTGTCTTTACCAGTTAGTCCCCAGATTGCTTCAGTGGGATCATGCTGCCTTCTTGGCGCAATTTCTAATAATGTGTTGTATGTCGCTAACCTTGGAGACTCGAGAGCTGTTCTTGGCCGGAGGGACACAGAGAGCAAGAATTCTCCTGTGGTGGCACTGCGGTTGTCCACGGATCATAATGTAGCTGATGAAGAGGTGAGGCGAGAAGTTGAAGCCCTCCACCCTGATGATTCGCATATTGTGGTCTATACTCGTGGAGTTTGGAGGATTAAGGGCATTATACAG GTGTCAAGATCAATTGGTGATGTCTATTTAAAGAGACCTGATTTCTTCAGAGACCCAGTTTTTCAGCAATTTGCAACTCCTATTCCCTTGAAGCGTCCTGTAATGACGGCTGAACCATCGGTCATAATTAGGGAGCTTGAAACAGAAGATCTATTTTTGATATTTGCATCAGACGGCCTATGGGAACAATTAAGTGATGAAACAGCAGTTGAGATTGTTTTCAAATATCCAAGAGCT GGAATTGCCAAGAGACTAGTGAGAGCTGCACTTCAGGAAGCCGCAAAGAAGAGAGAGATGAGATATGATGACATAAAGAAAATTGACAAAGGAATCAGACGACACTTCCATGATGATATAACTGTCATTGTAATCTATCTTGATCACCATGACAGCTCCTCCTCTAATGGAAGGTTTAAGCAAAGTGCTGTTGGCTGCACAACTGCCCCTATTGATATTTTTTCCCTAAATGCGGATGAAGCAGAGAAGAGTATGCTTGGTGCGATGGCCTAA